In a genomic window of Leisingera caerulea DSM 24564:
- a CDS encoding arsenate-mycothiol transferase ArsC, giving the protein MEELPQSVLFCCDHNSVRSPMAEGIMKKFYGTGTYVQSAGVKNDMEIDGFSIAVCQEIDVELSRHRSRSFDEMERWGDDLSSFDLVVALSPASQRRALELTRFFHLDVEYWPIMDPTGLGETREAKLDVYRQTRDQIIQHLKNRWGEPTERT; this is encoded by the coding sequence GTGGAGGAGCTGCCGCAGTCCGTTCTGTTCTGTTGCGACCACAATTCGGTCCGCTCTCCGATGGCGGAGGGCATCATGAAAAAATTCTATGGCACCGGCACCTATGTGCAATCCGCCGGCGTCAAGAACGATATGGAAATCGACGGTTTCTCCATCGCCGTCTGCCAGGAAATCGACGTCGAGCTGTCCCGCCACCGCTCGCGCTCCTTCGACGAGATGGAACGCTGGGGCGACGACCTGTCGTCCTTCGACCTGGTGGTGGCGCTGTCGCCCGCCAGCCAGCGCCGGGCGCTCGAGCTCACCCGGTTTTTCCACCTCGATGTCGAATATTGGCCGATTATGGACCCTACCGGGCTCGGCGAGACGCGCGAAGCCAAGCTAGACGTCTACCGGCAAACACGGGACCAAATCATCCAGCACCTGAAAAACCGCTGGGGCGAACCGACGGAGAGAACATGA
- the hisD gene encoding histidinol dehydrogenase, with amino-acid sequence MPQFLNTRDTDFEESFTALLGAKREDSPDVDSIVAGIIADVRGRGDAALVELTAKFDRLELAPAQLRITDAEADAAIADVPAEERAALELAAERIRAYHARQMPEDAQWTDETGATLGWRWSAVSAAGLYVPGGLASYPSSVLMNAIPAKVAGVERLAVTVPTPDGQINPLVLLAARIAGVDEIYRVGGAQAVAALAYGTETIAPVDKITGPGNAFVAAAKRRVFGKVGIDMIAGPSEILVIADKDNNPDWIALDLMSQAEHDESAQSILITDDEGFGRAAAAAVDKRLETLERRSIAGVSWRDFGAVITVQDLDEAAALSNRIAPEHLELCVADPAALSEKTVHAGAIFLGQYTPEAIGDYVGGPNHVLPTARSARFSSGLSVMDFLKRTTFSQMTPDSLRAIGPAAEVLAKSESLEAHGLSVTARLDALNE; translated from the coding sequence ATGCCGCAGTTTCTGAACACCCGTGACACCGATTTCGAAGAATCCTTCACGGCGCTGCTGGGCGCCAAGCGCGAGGACAGCCCGGATGTGGATTCCATCGTTGCCGGGATCATCGCGGACGTGCGCGGCCGCGGCGATGCCGCGCTGGTGGAGCTGACGGCGAAATTCGACCGGCTGGAGCTGGCGCCCGCGCAGCTGCGCATTACCGATGCAGAGGCGGATGCGGCGATTGCGGATGTGCCTGCAGAAGAACGCGCTGCACTGGAACTGGCAGCAGAACGGATCCGCGCCTATCATGCCCGCCAGATGCCGGAGGATGCGCAGTGGACGGACGAGACCGGCGCAACGCTGGGCTGGCGCTGGTCGGCGGTGTCGGCTGCGGGGCTTTATGTGCCGGGCGGGCTGGCGTCCTATCCGTCATCCGTGCTTATGAATGCCATTCCGGCCAAGGTCGCAGGGGTGGAGCGGCTGGCGGTCACCGTGCCCACGCCGGACGGCCAGATCAACCCGCTTGTGCTGCTGGCGGCCCGGATTGCCGGGGTGGATGAAATCTACCGGGTCGGCGGCGCGCAGGCCGTGGCGGCGCTGGCTTATGGCACTGAGACCATTGCGCCGGTGGACAAGATCACCGGCCCCGGCAATGCCTTTGTCGCGGCGGCCAAGCGGCGGGTGTTCGGCAAGGTCGGCATCGACATGATCGCCGGCCCGTCTGAAATCCTGGTGATTGCCGACAAGGACAACAATCCGGACTGGATTGCGCTGGACCTGATGAGCCAGGCCGAGCACGACGAAAGCGCCCAGTCGATCCTGATCACCGATGACGAGGGCTTTGGCCGCGCGGCGGCCGCGGCGGTGGATAAACGGCTGGAAACGCTGGAACGCCGTTCGATTGCCGGTGTCTCCTGGCGCGATTTCGGCGCGGTGATCACCGTGCAGGATCTGGACGAGGCCGCGGCGCTGTCGAACCGCATCGCGCCGGAGCACCTGGAACTTTGCGTCGCTGACCCTGCGGCGCTAAGCGAGAAGACAGTGCATGCGGGTGCAATTTTTCTGGGCCAGTACACGCCCGAAGCCATTGGCGACTATGTTGGCGGCCCGAACCACGTGCTGCCGACCGCGCGCTCGGCGCGGTTCTCTTCCGGCCTTTCGGTGATGGATTTCCTCAAGCGCACAACTTTCAGCCAGATGACCCCGGACTCGCTGCGCGCCATCGGCCCGGCGGCAGAGGTGCTGGCGAAAAGCGAAAGCCTGGAGGCGCACGGGCTGTCCGTCACTGCACGGCTGGATGCGCTGAACGAGTAA
- a CDS encoding SDR family oxidoreductase, translated as MTALEQFSLTGQRALVTGSTGGLGLAAARLLAESGAEVWINGRSQARVAAAVARMPGTARPLVLDVADEDACVAAMEEIAAAGGLDILVNNVGQRDRRSLPEFSRADLLALWEVDLVSPFRLSQLAAVQMAAKGYGRIINISSIAGLIAQAGDAAYTTAKAGINGMTKALAAELGPKGITVNAIAPGFFKTAPNMAAAADPAIAEKLKAATSLGRWGEPEELAPAVLFLASPAASYITGQVLAVDGGYTTHY; from the coding sequence ATGACAGCGCTCGAACAGTTTTCCCTCACAGGCCAGCGCGCGCTGGTGACCGGATCCACCGGCGGGCTGGGCTTGGCCGCCGCCCGGCTGCTGGCTGAGTCCGGGGCCGAGGTTTGGATCAACGGGCGCAGCCAGGCCCGGGTGGCAGCGGCCGTGGCCCGGATGCCCGGAACCGCCCGCCCCCTGGTTCTGGATGTGGCAGACGAAGACGCTTGCGTTGCGGCAATGGAGGAAATCGCGGCAGCAGGCGGTCTGGACATCCTGGTCAACAACGTCGGCCAGCGCGACCGCCGCAGCCTGCCGGAATTCTCCCGCGCTGATCTGCTGGCGCTGTGGGAGGTCGACCTGGTCTCCCCCTTCCGCCTGAGCCAGCTGGCGGCGGTGCAAATGGCCGCCAAGGGCTATGGCCGCATCATCAATATCTCCTCGATTGCGGGCCTTATCGCGCAGGCGGGCGACGCCGCCTATACCACTGCCAAGGCCGGCATCAACGGCATGACCAAGGCGCTGGCGGCAGAGCTTGGCCCCAAAGGCATCACCGTGAACGCAATTGCCCCGGGGTTTTTCAAGACCGCCCCCAACATGGCCGCAGCAGCGGATCCGGCAATTGCGGAAAAGCTCAAGGCCGCCACCTCCCTCGGCCGCTGGGGGGAGCCTGAGGAGCTTGCACCGGCCGTCCTCTTTCTCGCCTCCCCAGCCGCGTCCTACATAACCGGCCAGGTGCTGGCGGTGGACGGCGGCTATACCACGCATTACTGA
- a CDS encoding ketosteroid isomerase-related protein, translated as MTDTIARYFAAFNAGDTDAMLDCLDEQIAHHVNEGQIRVGKEKFAEFCAHMSHCYKEELTDLVIFASEDVTRAAAEFIVNGTYLATDEGLPEAKGQTYRLPGGSFFELKDGKISRVTTYYNLADWIAQVSAG; from the coding sequence ATGACCGACACCATTGCGCGCTATTTTGCAGCCTTCAATGCAGGCGACACTGATGCCATGCTGGACTGCCTGGACGAGCAGATTGCTCATCACGTGAATGAAGGGCAGATCCGCGTGGGCAAGGAGAAATTCGCAGAATTTTGCGCCCATATGAGCCACTGCTACAAGGAAGAGCTGACCGATTTGGTGATCTTCGCCAGCGAGGACGTGACCCGTGCGGCGGCGGAGTTCATTGTCAACGGCACCTACCTGGCAACCGACGAGGGCCTGCCGGAAGCCAAGGGCCAGACCTACCGCCTGCCGGGCGGATCGTTCTTTGAGCTGAAGGACGGCAAGATTTCCCGCGTCACCACCTATTACAACCTGGCGGACTGGATCGCCCAGGTGTCTGCCGGATGA
- a CDS encoding UPF0262 family protein, which translates to MSRISHIELDDRNLPPPTPEIEQERKVAIYDLIEQNSFTLPSREDRGLPDGPYHLGLAIRDKRLVFDINTESGEKAAEFHLSLSPFRQVVKDYYQICESYFTAVKTMPPSQIETIDMARRGIHNEGSRVLQERLEGKAEVDTDTARRLFTLICVLHFGG; encoded by the coding sequence ATGAGCCGCATCAGCCACATTGAACTGGACGACCGCAACCTGCCGCCTCCGACCCCTGAGATCGAGCAGGAGCGCAAGGTGGCGATCTATGACCTGATCGAACAGAACAGCTTTACCCTGCCGTCCCGCGAGGACCGCGGGCTGCCCGACGGTCCCTACCACCTGGGCCTGGCGATCCGCGACAAGCGGCTGGTCTTTGATATCAACACCGAATCCGGTGAGAAGGCCGCGGAATTCCACCTGTCGCTGTCTCCGTTCCGGCAGGTGGTGAAGGACTATTACCAGATCTGCGAAAGCTACTTCACCGCGGTAAAGACAATGCCGCCGAGCCAGATCGAGACCATCGACATGGCCCGGCGCGGCATCCACAACGAGGGCAGCCGGGTGCTGCAGGAGCGGCTGGAAGGCAAGGCGGAGGTCGACACCGATACCGCCCGCCGCCTGTTTACCCTGATCTGTGTCCTGCATTTCGGAGGCTGA